A genomic segment from Clostridium pasteurianum BC1 encodes:
- a CDS encoding ABC transporter permease — MKFSDGLKLASRDLGRRKLRTFLTALAIAVGTMLIVTLVSLGTSGENLILSKFENNASLKKVTVAPMKYFDDQNTDFSEFDMNSMYKKIDNNLVKKLSDISGVTDVKATITSPIGSIKIDNYESKDATKIVGLYNNNSIFSNDSIQSIRKDNNDNNLNPIIEGRNLNSSDKNSVLVGKNYLNNMGIKDYKSVIGKDITIIQNKTENPNITLTPLQVKAKIVGVINDKFETKDVLVTSMDTVDKVKSYYSFQENYIDNNGYDSVDLYTDNMNNISNISNSVKNMDYYSASYQNIIEQIKGSFKVIKVILAVLGLIVLFVAAVGTINTMVMVIYERTKSIGIMKSIGANRSNIHGIFLMQSGIIGFIGGIMGLIFSTININIIQLALRIFLQSKNIKETINFVMPSWLILGSLLFSILISIIAGIYPSIKASKMNPVDALNS; from the coding sequence ATGAAATTTAGCGACGGATTAAAGCTGGCATCAAGGGATCTAGGAAGAAGAAAACTAAGAACATTTCTTACTGCGCTTGCAATTGCAGTTGGTACTATGCTTATAGTTACTCTAGTAAGTCTTGGAACTTCCGGCGAAAATCTTATTTTAAGTAAATTTGAAAATAATGCTTCGTTAAAAAAAGTAACTGTGGCACCCATGAAATACTTTGACGATCAAAACACTGATTTTTCAGAGTTTGACATGAATTCAATGTATAAAAAAATTGACAATAATTTAGTAAAAAAACTTTCTGACATATCCGGAGTAACTGATGTAAAAGCTACTATAACTTCCCCTATTGGCAGTATTAAAATAGATAATTATGAAAGTAAAGATGCTACTAAAATAGTAGGATTATACAATAACAATAGTATTTTTAGTAATGATTCAATTCAATCTATCAGAAAGGACAATAATGACAATAATTTAAATCCTATAATTGAAGGAAGAAATTTAAATAGTTCAGATAAGAATTCAGTATTGGTAGGTAAAAATTATCTTAATAATATGGGTATAAAAGATTATAAAAGTGTCATAGGAAAAGATATAACTATAATTCAAAATAAAACAGAAAATCCAAATATCACTTTAACACCACTTCAAGTTAAAGCAAAAATAGTTGGAGTCATAAATGATAAGTTTGAAACTAAAGATGTGTTAGTAACATCTATGGATACAGTAGATAAAGTAAAAAGTTATTATTCTTTTCAAGAAAATTATATTGACAATAATGGCTATGATTCTGTTGATTTATATACTGATAATATGAATAATATATCAAATATATCAAATTCAGTAAAAAATATGGACTATTATTCTGCAAGTTATCAAAATATAATAGAACAGATTAAAGGATCCTTTAAAGTAATAAAGGTTATACTTGCAGTTTTAGGACTAATAGTGTTGTTTGTTGCAGCTGTAGGTACAATAAATACTATGGTAATGGTTATATATGAAAGAACTAAGTCCATAGGAATTATGAAATCTATAGGTGCAAATAGAAGTAATATCCACGGAATATTTTTAATGCAGTCCGGTATAATAGGCTTTATCGGAGGTATAATGGGCCTCATATTCAGCACCATTAATATAAATATAATTCAATTGGCACTGAGAATATTTTTACAAAGTAAAAATATAAAAGAAACAATTAATTTTGTTATGCCTTCCTGGCTTATACTAGGCTCTCTTCTATTCTCAATTTTAATATCAATAATAGCAGGCATATATCCATCAATAAAGGCTTCAAAGATGAATCCTGTAGATGCATTAAATTCATAG
- a CDS encoding ABC transporter permease, with the protein MKLIDCIKMAFSDLNKRKLRTSLTCFGIAIGTLLVIVMGGLGQGIQTISSDQIKQVDSFRTISIKNSGNDTKSKIVDVSNLNKFKNIQGVSEVTASINTTATEITLQNKSSKKVDINGNNLNFSIFTDGEKNEIKADKKKVAKYGSNPIIAGEILKQSNKDSILIGQSLLDKMEIKDYKNVIGNDIEIKVSFPEIEGVPQKNPLIIKSKIAGVVNRAFKSGGYTIIASDELASKIQDYYMNDSDYLNKHGYTNAQIEAKSMEEASPVNDSITKLGYKTQSNVSQANQMNNMLTIVKVLLTAAGVIVLLVASIGVINTMSMAVYEKTKSIGIMKAQGASRKNIRRMFIVQSGSLGFVGAASGTIVALIIGTVINKILVANKIGGFEAGMKIVDIRISTVLFTIIFTIVVAMIAGIIPARKAAKLNPIDSLRFE; encoded by the coding sequence ATGAAATTAATTGATTGTATAAAAATGGCTTTCAGTGATCTCAATAAGAGAAAGCTACGAACAAGCCTCACTTGTTTTGGTATAGCTATAGGTACTCTTCTAGTAATAGTAATGGGAGGGCTTGGACAAGGAATTCAAACAATAAGCAGCGATCAAATAAAACAAGTGGATTCATTTAGAACCATATCAATAAAAAATTCTGGAAATGATACTAAAAGTAAAATAGTAGATGTGAGTAACCTTAATAAATTTAAAAATATACAGGGAGTTTCAGAAGTTACAGCATCTATAAATACAACGGCTACGGAAATCACTTTACAAAATAAATCTAGTAAAAAAGTTGATATAAATGGTAATAATTTAAATTTTTCTATATTTACTGATGGAGAAAAAAATGAAATTAAAGCTGATAAGAAAAAGGTTGCAAAATATGGTTCAAACCCCATTATTGCTGGGGAAATATTGAAGCAAAGCAATAAGGATTCTATACTTATAGGCCAGAGCTTACTGGATAAAATGGAAATAAAAGATTACAAAAATGTTATTGGAAATGATATTGAAATAAAAGTTTCTTTTCCAGAAATAGAAGGTGTTCCACAAAAAAATCCTCTTATAATAAAGTCAAAAATAGCTGGTGTAGTGAATAGAGCTTTTAAAAGTGGTGGATATACTATTATTGCTTCTGATGAATTAGCTTCAAAAATTCAAGATTACTACATGAATGATAGCGATTATTTAAATAAGCATGGATATACAAATGCACAAATTGAAGCTAAATCTATGGAAGAAGCTTCACCAGTAAATGATTCTATTACAAAATTAGGTTATAAAACTCAATCAAATGTTTCCCAAGCAAATCAAATGAATAATATGCTGACTATTGTTAAAGTTCTTCTCACAGCTGCTGGAGTTATAGTTCTTTTAGTTGCTTCCATAGGAGTTATCAATACCATGTCTATGGCAGTATATGAAAAGACAAAATCTATAGGAATAATGAAAGCACAAGGAGCTTCTAGAAAAAATATAAGAAGAATGTTTATAGTTCAATCTGGAAGCCTTGGCTTTGTTGGAGCTGCTTCAGGTACTATAGTTGCCTTAATAATTGGAACTGTCATTAATAAAATACTTGTTGCAAATAAAATAGGCGGTTTTGAAGCAGGTATGAAAATAGTTGATATAAGAATATCCACTGTATTGTTTACAATCATATTTACTATAGTAGTTGCCATGATTGCAGGCATCATACCTGCTAGAAAGGCTGCTAAATTAAATCCTATAGATTCCTTACGATTTGAATAA
- a CDS encoding DUF1015 domain-containing protein, translating into MVKIKAFNALRPQNRFVEKVAALPYDVMNYEEAKSMAKGNPYSFLHVDRAEIDFNEVIDPYNAKVYEKAKDNLNNLINKNIFIKDDKPNIYIYRQIMNGRVQTGIVCCTAIDDYINGFIKKHEHTREDKEKDRIKHVDSCNANTGPIFLTYKKNIEINNIIDNETKNSPLYNFNTEDGITHIAWVIEKEEIIQKLTILFEKIDSLYIADGHHRAAAAVKVGIERRKENVNYKNEKFNYFLSVLYPDKELKIFDYNRVVKDLNGLTLEKLLNDISENFEIDKLDDKTPFKPSEKHTFGMYVENSWYKLKAKNGTFSDKDAVESLDVSILQNNLLSPVLGINEPRKDKRIDFVGGIRGLDGLVERVRTDMKIAFSLYPTTIDELMRIADEGKVMPPKSTWFEPKIRSGIFIHTLN; encoded by the coding sequence GTGGTTAAAATTAAAGCTTTCAATGCACTAAGACCCCAAAATAGATTTGTTGAAAAGGTAGCTGCTCTTCCTTATGATGTTATGAATTATGAAGAAGCTAAAAGCATGGCAAAAGGAAATCCCTATTCATTTCTTCATGTGGATAGAGCAGAAATAGATTTTAATGAAGTAATAGATCCATATAACGCAAAAGTATATGAAAAAGCAAAGGATAATCTAAATAATTTAATAAATAAAAATATATTTATTAAAGATGATAAACCTAATATATATATCTATAGACAGATAATGAATGGAAGAGTTCAAACTGGAATAGTATGTTGTACAGCCATAGATGATTATATAAATGGATTTATAAAAAAACATGAGCATACAAGAGAAGATAAGGAAAAGGACAGAATAAAGCATGTAGATAGTTGTAATGCAAATACAGGTCCTATATTTTTAACTTATAAAAAGAATATAGAAATAAATAATATAATTGACAATGAAACAAAAAACAGTCCATTATATAATTTTAATACAGAAGATGGAATTACACATATTGCATGGGTAATAGAGAAAGAGGAAATAATACAAAAATTGACTATTTTATTTGAAAAAATTGATTCTTTATATATTGCAGACGGTCATCATAGGGCAGCAGCAGCTGTTAAAGTTGGTATAGAGAGAAGAAAAGAAAATGTGAATTATAAAAATGAAAAATTTAATTATTTTTTATCAGTTTTATATCCTGATAAAGAATTGAAAATCTTTGATTACAATAGAGTGGTTAAAGATCTAAATGGATTAACATTAGAAAAGTTATTAAATGATATATCCGAAAATTTTGAAATAGATAAATTAGATGATAAAACTCCATTTAAACCTAGTGAAAAACATACTTTTGGTATGTATGTTGAAAACTCTTGGTATAAATTAAAAGCTAAAAATGGTACTTTTAGTGATAAGGATGCTGTAGAGTCACTTGATGTTTCTATTCTTCAAAATAATTTGTTGTCTCCTGTTTTAGGTATAAATGAACCAAGAAAAGATAAAAGAATTGATTTCGTAGGTGGTATAAGAGGTCTTGATGGCTTGGTTGAAAGAGTAAGAACTGATATGAAAATAGCTTTTTCATTGTATCCTACTACCATAGATGAACTTATGAGGATTGCAGATGAAGGAAAGGTTATGCCTCCAAAATCAACCTGGTTTGAGCCTAAAATAAGAAGTGGGATATTTATACACACCTTGAATTAG
- the serS gene encoding serine--tRNA ligase: MLDLKRIRTNPEEIKKLLTNRGEDFDLGDIDKVVELDEKRRKILVEVENLKSKRNKESAEIAKLKRAGENADNLMADMKKLSEEIKTLDGEVVKVDEELDYIMMRIPNIPHESVPEGKSDEDNVEIRKWGEPRKFDFELKAHWDIGKDLNILDFERAGKVTGSRFTFYKGLGARLERSVINFFLDTHVEKHGYTEILPPYMVNRDSMTGTGQLPKFEEDAFKVENNGFFLIPTAEVPVTNLFRDETLKGEDLPIKFAAYSACFRSEAGSAGRDTRGLVRQHQFNKVELVKFAKPEQSYEELDKLTADAEEILQILGIPYRVVRICKGDLGFTAAIKYDIEVWMPSYNRYVEISSCSNFEDFQARRANIRYKEDAKSKPQFVHTINGSGLAVGRTVAALLENYQNEDGTVTIPEALRAYMGGKDLIK, translated from the coding sequence ATGTTAGATTTAAAAAGAATAAGAACAAATCCAGAGGAGATCAAGAAATTACTCACTAATAGAGGTGAGGATTTTGATTTGGGTGATATTGATAAGGTAGTAGAATTAGATGAGAAAAGAAGAAAAATTCTTGTAGAAGTTGAAAATTTGAAAAGTAAAAGAAATAAAGAATCTGCTGAAATTGCAAAGCTAAAAAGGGCTGGTGAAAATGCAGATAATTTAATGGCTGATATGAAAAAACTTTCTGAAGAAATAAAAACTTTAGATGGAGAAGTAGTAAAAGTAGATGAAGAATTAGATTATATAATGATGAGAATACCAAATATACCTCATGAAAGTGTACCGGAAGGTAAATCTGATGAGGACAATGTTGAAATAAGAAAATGGGGAGAACCAAGAAAGTTTGATTTTGAATTAAAAGCACATTGGGATATTGGAAAAGATCTTAATATATTGGATTTTGAAAGAGCAGGAAAAGTGACTGGATCACGATTTACTTTTTATAAAGGTCTAGGTGCAAGACTGGAAAGATCAGTTATAAACTTTTTCTTAGATACACATGTTGAAAAGCATGGTTATACAGAAATTTTACCACCATATATGGTAAATAGAGATAGTATGACTGGAACCGGTCAACTTCCTAAATTTGAAGAGGATGCGTTTAAGGTTGAAAACAATGGGTTTTTCTTAATTCCTACAGCAGAAGTACCTGTTACAAATCTATTTAGAGATGAAACGCTAAAGGGAGAAGATTTACCTATAAAATTTGCTGCATATAGTGCCTGTTTTAGATCAGAGGCTGGTTCAGCTGGAAGAGATACTAGAGGGCTTGTTCGTCAACACCAATTCAATAAAGTAGAGCTTGTTAAATTTGCTAAACCTGAGCAGTCCTATGAGGAGCTTGATAAACTTACTGCAGATGCAGAAGAAATACTTCAGATTTTAGGTATTCCTTATAGAGTAGTTAGAATATGTAAAGGTGATTTAGGGTTTACTGCTGCAATAAAATATGATATTGAAGTTTGGATGCCAAGTTACAATAGATATGTTGAAATCTCAAGCTGCAGTAATTTTGAAGATTTCCAGGCAAGACGTGCCAATATAAGATATAAAGAAGATGCTAAATCTAAACCACAATTTGTTCATACTATTAACGGTTCAGGATTGGCAGTAGGTAGAACTGTGGCTGCTTTACTGGAAAATTATCAAAATGAAGATGGAACTGTAACTATACCAGAAGCTTTAAGAGCATATATGGGCGGAAAAGATTTAATAAAATAA
- a CDS encoding D-2-hydroxyacid dehydrogenase, with protein sequence MVRILANDGMEKGAIEALEEKGYEVLKDHLEGDELLKQIKNIDCLVVRSATKVRKDLIDIAASTGKLKLVIRGGVGIDNIDAAYALEKGIKVNNTPNASSISVAEMTFGHMLAVARKIHLSNVTMREGKWEKKKYEGTELYEKTLGLIGFGRIAKEVAKRAVAFGMKVIYYDICTTENTEKCICTTKESVLRESDFISLHVPYKKGEPYVIGEKEFEIINNGAYIINCARGGVIDENALVKALDKGKIAGAALDVFEKEPPANEAIIKNAKISLTPHIGAATIEAQGRIGEEIVSIVEDFFNEKN encoded by the coding sequence ATGGTAAGAATATTGGCTAATGATGGAATGGAAAAAGGGGCAATAGAAGCTTTAGAAGAAAAGGGCTATGAAGTTTTAAAGGATCATCTTGAGGGTGATGAGCTTTTAAAGCAAATAAAAAATATAGATTGTTTGGTGGTTAGATCTGCTACTAAAGTTAGAAAAGATTTAATAGATATAGCAGCCAGTACTGGAAAACTTAAACTTGTAATAAGAGGTGGAGTTGGAATTGATAATATAGATGCTGCTTATGCATTGGAAAAGGGCATAAAGGTTAATAATACTCCTAATGCAAGCAGTATATCAGTTGCAGAAATGACCTTTGGACATATGCTAGCTGTTGCAAGAAAAATCCATTTATCCAATGTAACAATGAGGGAAGGTAAATGGGAAAAGAAAAAGTATGAAGGTACTGAGTTATATGAGAAAACTTTAGGATTGATTGGTTTTGGAAGAATAGCCAAGGAAGTTGCAAAAAGGGCCGTTGCCTTTGGTATGAAGGTAATTTATTATGATATATGTACTACAGAGAATACTGAAAAATGTATCTGTACTACTAAAGAGAGTGTTTTAAGGGAATCAGATTTTATATCACTTCATGTTCCTTATAAAAAAGGAGAACCTTATGTTATAGGAGAAAAGGAATTTGAAATTATAAATAATGGTGCTTATATAATAAACTGTGCCAGAGGAGGAGTTATTGACGAAAATGCATTGGTTAAAGCTTTAGACAAAGGTAAAATAGCTGGAGCAGCATTAGATGTATTTGAAAAAGAACCTCCTGCTAATGAAGCAATAATAAAAAATGCAAAGATATCTTTAACTCCACATATAGGTGCTGCTACAATAGAAGCACAAGGTAGAATAGGAGAAGAGATTGTAAGTATTGTAGAAGATTTTTTTAATGAGAAAAACTGA